The nucleotide window GCGTATTTTAACAGTGTTTTCCTCACCCCGTCCTCTCCCATTAACCATAAGTCTAAGTTAATCGCTTGTGCATAGCTTGCAACTTTAAGGTATTTAGGGTCAATGAAATCGGGACCAACCTTATACGCTCTTACTTTGAACTTTCTGGTTAGAGCCCTGATTATCCCAGAAGTTATTACAGTTTTTCCAGAATTACTTCTATCTGAAGAAATGATTATACGGGGGAAAATCACACAAAAAATAAGAGCCAATGGGGTTAATTTAAATTATGCATGTATATTATGATGACGCAAGGGACATAAAAGCGATTATACAAACACTAACCAAACTCATTGACGAAGCTTTATTTGAAATTAAACCTGAAGGAATTAAACTTACTGCCGTAGATAGGGCAAAGATTTCTTTAATATCCATAGATTTGCCGGCTGAGGTGTTTAAGGAGTATGATGTGCAAGATGAGTTTAGATTTGGGTTTAACACGCAGTATATGTCTAAGTTAATGAAAGCAGTAAAAGGTAAACAAGCTATATCATTAGACGCTGATAATGAGGAGGTTGTAAAATTAACTATTGTTGGGGCTATAAATAGAGTGTTTAACATAAGGAATATACAAGTATTACCTCCGGAAGTACCAGAAGCAAATTTTGAGTTTGATGTTAGAGCGTCTATATCCTCTAAGGGGTTTAAAACCACTATAGGTGAGATATCTCAAGTTAGTAAAGATAGTGTTACTATATCGGCTACAGAGGAGAAAGTTGTTGTCAAAGGTGGAGAAGAGAGCAAGGTGGAAAATGAATTTACAAAGGAAACCGGTGCCTTAGCGGATATTGAATTTAATAAGGAGGCTACAGCAACATATGACATAGGGTATATTGATAATGTCCTACAATTAACTAAATTAACAGATTACATTAAGTTAGCCTTTTCGGATCAAAAGCCTTTACAAATGGAATTCGGCATGGAAGGAGGGGGGAAAGTTACTTATTTGCTTGCTCCTAAACTATCTTGATGGAGATCTATACAGCGTTAATAGGAAGCTATCCTAGACCTATACGGATAGCCAAGACAATAACTAGGTTTAGGAGTGGAAAAATAGAGGAAGATAAGGTATTAGATGAGATAAACAAGTTTCAAAGAGATTTTTTCAATTTGATGGCGGAGTATAAGGTAGATTATGTAACAGACGGTATGGTTGAATGGGATGACATAGCTGATTTAACTTATTCTTTTCTTAAAGGGGTAGAGAAGGGGGCTTTAGATAGATTCTTTGATAATAACTTTTACTATCGCCATTTGGTAGTTAAATCAAAGCTTGAATATAGAGATTCAAATGATTACATTAAATATATTGAACTTGCTAGGAAAAATGTGGAGAAGAACCAGAAATTAAAAGCAGTGATTCTAGGTCCTCTGTCATTCTCTTACATGTCAAAGAATGTGTATTATAAGGGGAAAACCGAGGAACTGATGAAAGACTATTCTGTGATTGTTAACTTATTACTCAAAGATACTGAGAAATACTATGATGCAATAGAGATCCATGAGCCTTATATCTTTCAAGACAGAGTTAGGAGACAGAGATTAGAAAATATAAGAGAATATTATAATATAATGTTAAACGGAATCAGTAAAGAGAAACATATCATCACATACTTTAACATTAAGTTCGATGTACTAGAAGAGTATTTTAAAATACCTGTTGAAGTATACGGATTTGATGTAACTGAAGATAATAAGCCTATGATAGGTATGCTGTATAACGCTACATTAGGCAAAAATGTATATTTTGGAGTATTAGACTCGAGGAATACAAAACTAGATAAAATTTCTACGATCAGGAGAATAATTAACAACGCTAAGGAGAAAGGGATTTCTAAGCTATTGCTTGGAAACTCCACTTTTAATGATCTAATACCAGAGCTTATAGTTAAGAGAAAGTTTAAAATTTTACAGAGAGCCAAGGAGATGATACTAAATGAATGAACTTCCGATTTTACCTACCACTGTTATTGGTAGCTACCCGAGACCTAAGTGGTTAAGGGAAGCAATAAGGTTATATCATCTAGGTAAACTAAACGACCAGGAAATGAAAGAGGCATTTAACGATGCAGTAATAACTATACTTAAAGAGCATCAGAAAGCTGGGATAGAAGTTCCCACAGATGGTGAGATGAGGAGAGATGAAATGGTAGAGTTCTTCGCAGAGAGGCTAGGGGGATTTAGATTTTACGGGTTTGTTAGAGTATGGGGAGATCATTACTATAGGAAGCCTTCAGTGGTAAGTAAAATTACCTATAAGGAGCCTATGCTCTTGGAAGAAGCTGAATTCGCTAAAGAGAACAGTTATACTCCTCATATAAAAGTTACGATCACTGGTCCTTATACTATTGCTGAATGGTCTTATAATGAATATTATAAAAGTAAGAGGGACTTAGCGTTTGATCTAGCTAAGGTACTTAACGTAGAAATGAAGAAACTAGTTGAAGCAGGAATAAATGTGATCCAAGTCGACGAGCCCGCAATCCATACTAGAAAAGATGAAGTCGAGTGGGCTATAGAAGCCGTAAATGAGTCCGTAAAAGGTATTAATGTAAAAGTAGTTATGCACGTATGTTACGGCGAGTATTCTTACTTAGAACCTTATCTTGACAAGCTAAAAGTAGACCAGATAAACCTAGCTCTGAAGAATTATAATTATGAGCCGATAAAGCTTTTTAAGAAATGGGACGGTGAACTGGGAGTAGGAGTAATTGATGTTCATAATAAAAGAGTTGAATCTCCTGAAGAAGTAGCTAATGATCTAAGGATGCTTTTAGAACATTTTAGCCCTGAAAAGGTATGGGTTAACCCTGATTGTGGATTGAAACTTTTACCGAGGTCTATAGCGTATCAAAAAATGGAAAACATGGTAAAGGGCACATTAGTGGTGAGAGAAGAACTTAAAAGAAAGGGTTATACTACTACAACTCTGAAGCCATTATTTAACAGGTGAAAGTCGTGAACAAGAAAAGAGCTAATGGTCAAAGTCACTCAACTAGGCCAGTAAGAACTGGAGCCCCAAAGTGGGTCAGGTTTACCAGAGAGGAAGTAGAGCTTTTAATAGAGGAGTTAGCAAAGAAAGGTTATCCACCTAGTATGATAGGTTTAATATTAAGAGATCAGTACGGTATCCCTTTAGTTAAACAAGTAACAAGTAAGAAAGTCGTTAAAATATTAGAAGAAAAAGGTTTGGCGCCGAAGATCCCTGAAGATTTATTCAATCTCATTAAAAAAGCAGTTAATATTAGGAGGCACCTCTTTGAGCATCCGAAGGACAAAAAAGCCAAAAGAGGTCTTGAAGAAACTGAATCTAAGATAAGAAGATTAGTAAGGTACTATGTTGAAACTGGTAAGCTACCACAGGGATGGAGATACGAACCAGAAAAAGCGGAACTACTAGTCTCAGGAGCTCAATGATTTTTCTATCCTCTCTTTTAATACTTCGGCTACTCTTTCATCAACTCCTATAGGTTCGGCTACTATAATTTTCACTTTGCCAGAAATTGCTTCTAATTGTTTTGGTATATCTCTTTTAAAGTGAGTTCCAGCCGCGAAAAGGAGTGGAACTACTATTATAGTATCGGCTCCTTTTTCTACAAGTCTCTCAGCAGCTTCTGTTATACTAGGTTGGTTGAATTCAATGAATCCGTATTCCACTACCGAAAAATATCTTTTAAGGAGCTCAGCATACTTCGTTGCTACCTCTTTCCACTCATTAACTTTGCTTCCGTGTAAAACGAGTAATACACCTATCATTGTGACAAATTATTAACTTCGATTTTATATACTTGTGTTTTGATTTAGCTAAAAGGGATAAAGAGTGCCTGACTTCAAGATTGTCATATCTGATCCACAAACTAAAGAGCCCAAAGAAGCCAAGGTAAAGGTTAAGGTTTCCGAAAAAGTCCAGTCTAACCAAGGAGAAAAAGACGGAAAGGCTATACCAATAGCCAAAATAAGTGATAAGATAAAACAAGATTTAGGGATAGATCAGTTTATCACTCTTGAAATAGAGAAACAGGAAGGAGATAAAAAATTAAAAATTAAAGGGCATTTTAAGGTTGAAATAGATAATTCCGTCCCTCAAAACGAAGTTTGGATTTCACAACAAATGGGAGAAAAATTTGGCTCGAACGAGTTTGAGGCAATAGCATATAGGACCAAATCCTTCCAACTTTCTATAGATCAGTCTAAAATATCAAGTGTAATGAGTGCGAAAATAGGAGACATTGTAGATATTAATATATCAGGAGTTCCGTTAAAGCTTAAGATAACGGGCGGTTCTGATAATTCTGGATTCCCTATGCGCTTCGATGTCCAAGGTGGTGCTAAGAGGAAACTCCTATTAAGTTCTCCCCCTGGCTTCCATCCATCAGAAAGTGGGATGAGGAAAAAGAAGACCGTTAGAGGTAATATGATCACTGCTGAAATAGTACAAATTAATACTATAATAGTTAGGTGAAGAAACTTTTGCCTTGGCCGCAAGTTCAGCCAGAAGTGAATATAGGCGTAGTAGGTCATGTAGATCATGGTAAGACCACATTAGTG belongs to Stygiolobus caldivivus and includes:
- the pcn gene encoding proliferating cell nuclear antigen (pcna); amino-acid sequence: MHVYYDDARDIKAIIQTLTKLIDEALFEIKPEGIKLTAVDRAKISLISIDLPAEVFKEYDVQDEFRFGFNTQYMSKLMKAVKGKQAISLDADNEEVVKLTIVGAINRVFNIRNIQVLPPEVPEANFEFDVRASISSKGFKTTIGEISQVSKDSVTISATEEKVVVKGGEESKVENEFTKETGALADIEFNKEATATYDIGYIDNVLQLTKLTDYIKLAFSDQKPLQMEFGMEGGGKVTYLLAPKLS
- a CDS encoding 5-methyltetrahydropteroyltriglutamate--homocysteine methyltransferase, giving the protein MEIYTALIGSYPRPIRIAKTITRFRSGKIEEDKVLDEINKFQRDFFNLMAEYKVDYVTDGMVEWDDIADLTYSFLKGVEKGALDRFFDNNFYYRHLVVKSKLEYRDSNDYIKYIELARKNVEKNQKLKAVILGPLSFSYMSKNVYYKGKTEELMKDYSVIVNLLLKDTEKYYDAIEIHEPYIFQDRVRRQRLENIREYYNIMLNGISKEKHIITYFNIKFDVLEEYFKIPVEVYGFDVTEDNKPMIGMLYNATLGKNVYFGVLDSRNTKLDKISTIRRIINNAKEKGISKLLLGNSTFNDLIPELIVKRKFKILQRAKEMILNE
- a CDS encoding methionine synthase; protein product: MNELPILPTTVIGSYPRPKWLREAIRLYHLGKLNDQEMKEAFNDAVITILKEHQKAGIEVPTDGEMRRDEMVEFFAERLGGFRFYGFVRVWGDHYYRKPSVVSKITYKEPMLLEEAEFAKENSYTPHIKVTITGPYTIAEWSYNEYYKSKRDLAFDLAKVLNVEMKKLVEAGINVIQVDEPAIHTRKDEVEWAIEAVNESVKGINVKVVMHVCYGEYSYLEPYLDKLKVDQINLALKNYNYEPIKLFKKWDGELGVGVIDVHNKRVESPEEVANDLRMLLEHFSPEKVWVNPDCGLKLLPRSIAYQKMENMVKGTLVVREELKRKGYTTTTLKPLFNR
- a CDS encoding 30S ribosomal protein S15, with translation MNKKRANGQSHSTRPVRTGAPKWVRFTREEVELLIEELAKKGYPPSMIGLILRDQYGIPLVKQVTSKKVVKILEEKGLAPKIPEDLFNLIKKAVNIRRHLFEHPKDKKAKRGLEETESKIRRLVRYYVETGKLPQGWRYEPEKAELLVSGAQ
- a CDS encoding CbiX/SirB N-terminal domain-containing protein, encoding MIGVLLVLHGSKVNEWKEVATKYAELLKRYFSVVEYGFIEFNQPSITEAAERLVEKGADTIIVVPLLFAAGTHFKRDIPKQLEAISGKVKIIVAEPIGVDERVAEVLKERIEKSLSS
- a CDS encoding 30S ribosomal protein S6e, with the protein product MPDFKIVISDPQTKEPKEAKVKVKVSEKVQSNQGEKDGKAIPIAKISDKIKQDLGIDQFITLEIEKQEGDKKLKIKGHFKVEIDNSVPQNEVWISQQMGEKFGSNEFEAIAYRTKSFQLSIDQSKISSVMSAKIGDIVDINISGVPLKLKITGGSDNSGFPMRFDVQGGAKRKLLLSSPPGFHPSESGMRKKKTVRGNMITAEIVQINTIIVR